Sequence from the Deinococcus ruber genome:
CACGGCGATCTGAGAAGCTGGGCGCGGCAGGGCGTGCTGCTGCTGAATGCGGTGCTGACCGTGCGGCAGGGCGAGCCGAACAGCCATGCCGGGCGCGGCTGGGAGGCGTTTACCGACGCGGTGATCCGGGCGGTCAGCGCTCAGCCGCAGCCAGTGGTGTTCATTCTGTGGGGCGCGTATGCCCGCAAAAAAGCCAAGCTGATCGCCACGCCGCCGCATGTGATCCTCGAATCGGCGCACCCAAGCCCGCTGAGCGTGACCAAATTTCTGGGCACTCGGCCTTTCAGTCAGGCCAATGCCGCGCTGGAGCGTGCCGGGCGCGGGCCTGTCGACTGGCAGCTTCCGGCAACGGCGGGCGAATGACCACCCGAACCGACCTTCTTCAGGAAGAATATCTGCGCCGCGAAGGCGACAAGCCGGGAGAGTTCCGCTACTTTCTTCCGGACGGCAGCGAATACCGCGACGAGGCCGGACTGGCCCGCATCGCGGCGTTGGCGGTGCCGCCCGCGTATCAGCAGGTGTTCGTTTCGCCTGAGGCCGAGGCCGAGGTGCAGGCGTTCGGACGCGACGCCGCTGGACGACTTCAGTACCGTTATCACCCCGATTTCGTGCAGGCGGGGGCCATGCGGAAATGGCAGCGCCTGACGCGTTTTGCGGGCGTGCTGCCCACGCTCAGAACCGTGACCACCTCTGATCTGCGGGCATCCGGCCTGCCCCGCCGCAAGGTGCTGGCCCTGATGACGCGTCTGCTGCATGTGGCACGCTTCCGGGTGGGCAGCGACGCGTATGCACGCGGCAACAAGACCTATGGCCTCAGCACCCTGCGGCAGCGGCACGTCAAGGTCGAGGGCCGCACGCTGATCTTCGACTTCCGGGGCAAGCACGGCATCTGGCAGCACCGCGAAACCACCGATTCCACGCTCAGTGCCAACATCTCGCGGCTGCTGGAGTTGCCCGGCCCGTGGCTGTTTCAGAGTGTCGACAACGAAAACCACCGCAGCCGGGTGCATTCCCACGATCTGAACGCGTATCTGAAAGAAGTGATGGGGCCCTTTACCGCCAAGGATTTCCGCACCTGGGGGGGCACGTTGCTGGCCGCCGAGTTTCTGGCCGAGGCAGGGCCGCCGGACAGCGACCGGGCCGCCCGTGCCGCGCTGGTCGAGTGCGTGAAAGCGGTGGCTGCCGATCTGGGCAATACCCCCGCCGTGACGCGTGCCAGCTACATCTGTCCGGTGATTTTCGACCGGTATCAGGCGGGCCGCATTCTGGACGATTACGAGCCGAAGGCCACTCGCGGCGGCGAAGACTACAGCGGCCTGACCCGCAGCGAAGCCGCCCTGAAACGCATGCTGGAAAGCGAACGCAGCCTCAGGCGCGGGGCGAGCAGGCAGAAGAGCACCTGACGCTCGGCCCTGTGTCAGCGGTCGCTGCTCTCGTCATCCGGCGCGGTGGGCAGTCCGGCCCGCTTGGCGCGGTACATGCGCTGGTCGGCGCGGGCCAGCAGCATTTCCAGGCTCGACGTGCCGGGCTTCCACTGGGCGACGCCCGCGTTGGCACCGACCTTTCCAGCCGTGCCGGTGTCGAGTTGCTCGATCCGCTCGATGACCCGCCTGACCTCTGCGGTCGCCTGCTGCACATCGAGGGCCAGCAGCAACGCGAATTCGTCGCCGCCGAGCCGGAACGTGCCGGGGTGCGAGCGCTTCAGTTCGGCGGCGACCTGGCGAAGCACCTCGTCGCCCTGCGGGTGCCCGTAGCGGTCGTTGATGACCTTGAAGCCCACCAGATCGAGCACCGCCACACTCATCGGCGTGCCCGGCAGAGCGCTGCGCCGGGCATCGGCGTATGCCTGTTCCAGCCCCAGCCGGTTCCCCACGCCCGTCAGGTGATCGATTCTCGCCACCGATTCGGCCTGTGTCCGCAGGTCTTCCAGTTCGCGTACGCGCTGGACGTTCTCCAGGGCAATGCCGATCACCTGTGCCAGCCGTTCCAGAATCGCCTGATCTTCGCTGCTGATCTCCTGCCCAGGATTGCGCGAGGCCACCAGGACGCCCAGCACCGTCTGCGCCCGTATGATCGGCACGGCCAGCACCGAACCGTGCAGCTCGTCTCGGTCTGCGTGACTCAGGCCGCCTGAAGAGTCCCGGACGCGCAGCGGCATGCCCTGAGCCGCCGCCGCGCCCACCACCCCGCTGCTCAGCGGTATTCGGGTGCCCTGTCTGGGGGCCGATCCCGGTGCTCCCAGCGCGTAGGCCAGTTCCAGTTCACCTCCGGCGTCTGGCCCCAGCCACACCACTGCCGTCTGTACCGACAGCAGATCGAGTGCCAGATCGAGCGCCCGCGAGATCACCTGTGATGGATCGGACAACGACGCGATCTCCAGGCCACGTTCCAGCAGGCGGTCGAGGCTCTTGCGGTTGGGCGGGCCAGCGGCGGGCCGCACACCCGGCCCCGGGGGATCACCCGCGTCCGGGGCGGCGCTCAGATGTTCGGCTTCCCCGAGCTGTGCCAGGAAGGCCGACACGACAGCCGGATCGAACTGCCGCCCCGCCTGCCGGATCAGCTCGGCGCGTGCGTCCTGGGGCGTCCAGGCGGTTTTGTACGGCTGCACGGTGGTCAGGGCGTCGTACACATCGACCACACTGAAGATCCGTGCCGCCAGCGGAATCGCCTGGGCCGTCAGGCCGTCCGGGTAGCCGCTGCCGTCCCAGCGCTCGTGATGCCAGCGCACCACCTGGCGGGCCAGCGGCGGCAGCGTGGGAATACTGGCTGCCAGATCGGCCCCCAGATGCGTGTGGCACAGCATCTGCTCGCGCTCGTGTGGGCTGAGGGGGCCGGGTTTGAGCAGCACCACGTCGGGCACCATCAGCTTGCCGATGTCGTGCAGATACGCGCCCTGCCGCAGCGCGTCGAGGTCTTCGCGTGACAGGCCCAGCCGCGTTCCCAGCCGTACGGAAGCGCTCACCACCCGCTCGGTGTGTCCGTGCGTCTCGAACTCGCGTGCCTCCAGCGCCGCGCCCAGCGTCTGGAGCGCACCTTCCCGCGTGGCCTCGATCTGGCGGATATGCGCGTTGCGTTCAAAGCTGCGGCTGAGCCTGTCGGCCAGGGTATGCAGCGCCGCCTCAGCGCCCGGTGGCGGGGCCTTCAGGACATCGAACCAGGCCAGCAGCAGCACGCCGATAGGCACATCGTCGACCTGTACCGGAATAAAAGCCGTCGAACGCAGCCCGGCCTCCACGAACGTGGGCTGTGCGTCTGGGGTGGCGGCGTAGTCGAGATGCCACGTGACCTGCGGCGGGGCGGCGGCCAGACGGCGTGCATCGGCGAGCGGCTGCCCCATGATCGAAGTCATGGCGGCCACGAAGACGGGCGGGGCGTTGCCGCTCCAGACCAGTGGCCCGGTCTGAAGATCAAGGTAGCTGGCGTGGTGGCAGCCGATCAGTTCGACGCAGGCATCCAGCCCTGCCCTCGCGAGATCCAGCGGATGTTCGACCTGCTGAAGCCGTGTCGCCAGCACCGCCTGTATTTCATACTCCCGCGCTGTCAGACGGGCCTGTTCCTCGCGGTGCAGCCGCTCCAGCACGCCTGACAGCGTGTCTCCCACCGCTTCCAGCAGCCTCACGTCTGCGGGCGTCCAGTGCCGTGGCCCCTCGCTCAGCACGATCAGCACGCCGTCCATAGACTTTGGCCCACGCACCACCACGCTGGCCGCCGCCACTTTCTCGGGATGCAGGAACTCCGAGGCTTCCGGTAGATCGCTCAGGGTCGAAGCGGTCGTCACGCCGCACGTCAGCACCGCCTGACCCACGCTGCCTGCATCGTCGCGTACCCGGAAGCTGAAGTCCTGCCGGGTGAGCGGGGGCGGCGGCGTGCCCACCCCGGCCCGCATCAGAAACTCGCGGCCTTCCCGCTGCGCGAAGATCACATAGCTCGCCCGCAGCGCACTCAGCAGCGGCGTCATCACCGCCTCCACCGCTTCCAGTACGCCGTGTGCAGCAAAAGCCCGCTGACTGAGTTCCAGCAGCAGGCGGGTGTGGGCAGTCTGCACACTCAGAGCGCTCAGCATCTGCTCGCGCTCGGCAGCCACCGCGACCGCACGGGCGGCAGCTTCCAGCAGCACGCGGTCGTCTGCCGACCACTCGCCCCCTGGTGCCAAAAACGGGCTCATGTGTGGTTCCGATTGCGGCGCGCTCCCGCCCCAGCGCAGCGCCACCACCACCAGCTGGCCGTCTGTGCCGAGCTGTGTTTCTTCGCCCGCTGCCAGCGGGTTCGCCGGATTCGTGCCGCTGGGCAGCACCACCCACGCCGCTGCGCCTGTTCCCAGCGCTTCCGGTAGCGCGAGGGTCGTCAGCGTCAGTCCGGCGGCCCTTCTGCCCTGGTTCTGTACCGACGCCTGAACCTGGGGCAGTCGGCAGATCTCCTCGATCAGCTGCGGGAGCGGCGGCTGGGTGCGGCTCCATCCGGCCAGCGCCTCCGTGGCGTTCTGGCTGACCCGCAGCAGGCTGAAGGCTTCGAGGTGGGCCGCCGCTGCAATCGCGGCTCCGGCCCGCACCGCTGCTTCTGCGGGGGGCAGCGTCTCTTCCGACAGCCGCGACACCGCTGCCAGTGCAACCGCGTGGCCCACCAGCACCGCCCGTTCCAGCGCCCCCGAAAGCCGGTCGGCAAATTCCTCCAGTGCCCGGCGGAGGGCCGGCGTCCACTCGTCTCTGGGAACCCTGCTCGACAGGAAGATGCCGCCCCAGGGCAGCCCGCTCGCGCCCCGCAGCGGCAGGTACGCGCTGGCTCCTCCGAAGGTGTGCGCCGCTTCACCCAGCGCCGACACTTCCTGGTCATAGCGCGGCACGAAGATCGCGCGGTTCTGCCGGATGGCGCGTCCCATCACACCCTGGTGGTAGGGCAGTCCCCGGCGAAAGGGAGTCAGGATATGTTCGGGAGGGTTGCCCGCCGCAGCCACCAGCGACCAGCGTCCACGCCCGGCCTGCACCAGAAACAGCCAGTCGATCCCCGCCACGTCGCGCAGACCACGCACCAGCTCGTCTGCCGCTGCCTGAACGCCCGCCGCTTCTCCGACCTGCCGGGCCAGCCACTCGAACAGCGCGGGAGCAGGCACGTCATCCTGGCCGGTGGCCGGAATGGCTGTCGTGGGCACAGACGGATCGTCGGAAGGCACGTTCATTCATATCCAGGTCGGGGAGCAGATCGGTGAGACAGCACACAGAGATGGCTGATAGGCGGGCGGTGGTCTTTCTGGAAGCTCGCGGATGACGGCATGCAGGACAGTGGATAGAACCTTTTCTGTGTGCTGTCCTTTTACGATGATCGGGCACCGGAACCCGCCCGTCAACAGCGTTTATGTTTATGTTTCAGGTGCCAGAACAGCAAAAAGTACAGGCGAACGCCAGCGGCCCGCTGCAAAATTGGTATGCAAGTGGTGTACATTGAACCAGCACCCAGGATTCGGCCTGATCCGTTGTCGTCCACCCAGTTCAGCCACCTTCACCCGCTCACCTCAACCAGCCGCTGCCGCGACTCAGGGAGGTCTGTATGTCCGCTTCTCGTTCCTTTTGGCTCCGCCCCCGCCCTCGGTCGCCGCTTTGACACCTGCTGTACGCCAGCGCTGGCCCAGAGTGCTTGGCCTGATGAGCGGCACCAGCGTGGACGGCATCGATGCCGTGCTGATCGAGCTTCCTGGCTGGCCCGCTCTCAATCCGGCGCGGCCCGGTAGCAGCAGTCCGCCTCCTGCCCTGAGCAGCGCTGCGCCGCGAATCCGGGTGCTGGAACACCGCGCCGTTCCCTTCGCCGACGGATTGAGGGCGGCGCTGCTGGCGGCCAGCCGGAACGATGCCTGCACCAGCGACCTCACTCAGCTGAACTTCGAACTGGGCGCGGCGCTGGCAGACGCCGCCGCCGACCTGTCGCGGGACGCCGACCTGATCGCCAGCCACGGGCAGACGGTGCATCATCTTCCGCACCTCGACGCCTCGCGGGGCTGGCGCACGCGTTCGACCCTTCAGATCGGGGAAGCGGCGCAGATCGTGGAGCGCACCGGAAAGCCGGTGATCTCGGATTTTCGGCCCGCCGATCTGGCGGCAGGTGGGCAGGCCGCGCCGCTGGTGCCGTTTGCCGACCGGGTAATGTACGCCGAAGACGGGGTGCGGCGCAGCATTCACAACCTGGGCGGCATCAGCAACCTGACGTATCTGCCGGGGCTGGACGAGGCGGGCGTGCTGGCCTTCGACACCGGGCCTGCCAATGCGCTGATCGACGATGTGGCGGCCCAGACGGGGCAGCGTTACGACGAGGGCGGGCGGCTCGCGGATTCCGGGCGAATAGACGAGACGCTGGTGGAGCGCTGGCTGCAAGACCCGTACCTGAGTGCCCTGCCGCCCAAATCCACCGGGCGCGAACGCTGGAATCTGAGCCGGATG
This genomic interval carries:
- a CDS encoding uracil-DNA glycosylase translates to MSEAQAGLFDSPTDLPLLPPDWQAALSSVINTSEFRELLAFVEQQRSQGPVYPAPEDMFTALRLTPLSEVKVVILGQDPYHGVGQAHGLSFSVRPGVALPPSLRNIYKELTTDVGFKAPKHGDLRSWARQGVLLLNAVLTVRQGEPNSHAGRGWEAFTDAVIRAVSAQPQPVVFILWGAYARKKAKLIATPPHVILESAHPSPLSVTKFLGTRPFSQANAALERAGRGPVDWQLPATAGE
- a CDS encoding DNA topoisomerase IB, coding for MTTRTDLLQEEYLRREGDKPGEFRYFLPDGSEYRDEAGLARIAALAVPPAYQQVFVSPEAEAEVQAFGRDAAGRLQYRYHPDFVQAGAMRKWQRLTRFAGVLPTLRTVTTSDLRASGLPRRKVLALMTRLLHVARFRVGSDAYARGNKTYGLSTLRQRHVKVEGRTLIFDFRGKHGIWQHRETTDSTLSANISRLLELPGPWLFQSVDNENHRSRVHSHDLNAYLKEVMGPFTAKDFRTWGGTLLAAEFLAEAGPPDSDRAARAALVECVKAVAADLGNTPAVTRASYICPVIFDRYQAGRILDDYEPKATRGGEDYSGLTRSEAALKRMLESERSLRRGASRQKST
- a CDS encoding GAF domain-containing protein, translating into MNVPSDDPSVPTTAIPATGQDDVPAPALFEWLARQVGEAAGVQAAADELVRGLRDVAGIDWLFLVQAGRGRWSLVAAAGNPPEHILTPFRRGLPYHQGVMGRAIRQNRAIFVPRYDQEVSALGEAAHTFGGASAYLPLRGASGLPWGGIFLSSRVPRDEWTPALRRALEEFADRLSGALERAVLVGHAVALAAVSRLSEETLPPAEAAVRAGAAIAAAAHLEAFSLLRVSQNATEALAGWSRTQPPLPQLIEEICRLPQVQASVQNQGRRAAGLTLTTLALPEALGTGAAAWVVLPSGTNPANPLAAGEETQLGTDGQLVVVALRWGGSAPQSEPHMSPFLAPGGEWSADDRVLLEAAARAVAVAAEREQMLSALSVQTAHTRLLLELSQRAFAAHGVLEAVEAVMTPLLSALRASYVIFAQREGREFLMRAGVGTPPPPLTRQDFSFRVRDDAGSVGQAVLTCGVTTASTLSDLPEASEFLHPEKVAAASVVVRGPKSMDGVLIVLSEGPRHWTPADVRLLEAVGDTLSGVLERLHREEQARLTAREYEIQAVLATRLQQVEHPLDLARAGLDACVELIGCHHASYLDLQTGPLVWSGNAPPVFVAAMTSIMGQPLADARRLAAAPPQVTWHLDYAATPDAQPTFVEAGLRSTAFIPVQVDDVPIGVLLLAWFDVLKAPPPGAEAALHTLADRLSRSFERNAHIRQIEATREGALQTLGAALEAREFETHGHTERVVSASVRLGTRLGLSREDLDALRQGAYLHDIGKLMVPDVVLLKPGPLSPHEREQMLCHTHLGADLAASIPTLPPLARQVVRWHHERWDGSGYPDGLTAQAIPLAARIFSVVDVYDALTTVQPYKTAWTPQDARAELIRQAGRQFDPAVVSAFLAQLGEAEHLSAAPDAGDPPGPGVRPAAGPPNRKSLDRLLERGLEIASLSDPSQVISRALDLALDLLSVQTAVVWLGPDAGGELELAYALGAPGSAPRQGTRIPLSSGVVGAAAAQGMPLRVRDSSGGLSHADRDELHGSVLAVPIIRAQTVLGVLVASRNPGQEISSEDQAILERLAQVIGIALENVQRVRELEDLRTQAESVARIDHLTGVGNRLGLEQAYADARRSALPGTPMSVAVLDLVGFKVINDRYGHPQGDEVLRQVAAELKRSHPGTFRLGGDEFALLLALDVQQATAEVRRVIERIEQLDTGTAGKVGANAGVAQWKPGTSSLEMLLARADQRMYRAKRAGLPTAPDDESSDR
- a CDS encoding anhydro-N-acetylmuramic acid kinase, yielding MLGLMSGTSVDGIDAVLIELPGWPALNPARPGSSSPPPALSSAAPRIRVLEHRAVPFADGLRAALLAASRNDACTSDLTQLNFELGAALADAAADLSRDADLIASHGQTVHHLPHLDASRGWRTRSTLQIGEAAQIVERTGKPVISDFRPADLAAGGQAAPLVPFADRVMYAEDGVRRSIHNLGGISNLTYLPGLDEAGVLAFDTGPANALIDDVAAQTGQRYDEGGRLADSGRIDETLVERWLQDPYLSALPPKSTGRERWNLSRMDGAQALSVPDLAATVTAFSARSTAQAYRRFVLPRGLDEVVVAGGGAYNPALMRHLRDLLPVPVLTFEERGWNSAAREAAAFAVLGYYAYQGWRNTLPHTTGARRPVIAGKLSRPWLGDT